The DNA sequence tcttctgcctttgccccaagtggcacaggggtttgtggaatgggagttgcagtcagttcataacacttcgtttctgagcttccccaaatgtggctccttcccactgactgcagttctccacaaactgctccagcgtggatcctttccatggggtacagtccttcaggcacggactgctccagtgtgggtcccccacaagCCGCACGTCCTACCAGAAAACCTGGAGAGGCATGCTGGAGTGGATGTCAGGTGGACACAAAGTGATGAATGGGGTTCCCACAACTAGAGTAGAAGCTGCAGTCCCTgaggccagagagaaacaggccttggctgcacagccctggcaggagaggggtttgctgtcCCAGGTTTCTCTGAAGCTCTGTGGGACCTGTGACAGAGGTGGAGCTCATCTCCAAGAAGGCCAAGGTGCTGCTGAGAAAGTCCCTGGGGGAGGACAGCTTGTGATCTAGCCACACAGTGGACATCGTCCTGGGCGCTGACTGGCTAGAtagtggctctgcagagaaggaccctggggtcctggaggacaagcagctgagcatgagccagcaacgcACCCCCGTGgcaaaggccaacagcctcctgggctgtttaggaaaagcattgctggcagatggagggaggtgacccttcccctctactcggctctggtgaggccacacctggagtgcccACGCCCTGCACAACTTAGCTCTACACTGATgttttcctctcccaggcttttacCAGCCCATCCCAGCTGTTCCTCGGCTCTCCCCAGACCCcttgccccctcctctgcccagccaagcacagctgcccGGTCTGGGCTGGTCCCATGGCAGTGcccaccacagctgctgcagagctcttggcgctcatccccagccccagctcctctgaagggcacagcagctcctgtggggcagacaaggagctcagcctccccatcagccccaggccAGTGCTGGCCCCAAGGGAACAATTTAAACAGGCTAGTCACTCTCTGCCCCTCCTGCTATCCTATTTAGCTGAACCCACAACCCTGACTGAGtttgccccctcctctgctcccatcagccccactccccaggacagcacgacgctcctggccctgggggtcctcaggcagctcccacacctctccctttcccatgcCTACTGGGTCCCCACTGACTTTCAGGGGACTGCAGAGTTCTTGTTTGTGCATACCTCAATTTAATGTTTTGCTTGTGGGCGACTTCACCTCTGTGGGTGTTTCACCTTCTGTGTCTTCATTCACCCACAGCTCAGGGCACGTGGcgagtccccatcctctcctcacacaTCCAAATTCATTTCCATAGAATCTGCTGTATGCTGCAGGTCCTGACACATATGAAGCAGTCGGAGGAGTTAATCAGGAGCTCATGCGCCATCTCCACTACCAGTGGACACAAGAAGAGAGCctttaaaaccagaacatttggtcAAACGGAACCCAATAGTACAGTGAGCTTaaccccaaacacagggagaacacagggagaagagactctTTGAAAGACCCGTTCCTTGGACGTTTTATTggcagcacctttggaggaagcacctagcatccaggcactgcacctgggagatgcctttttactgaagagctgctattagacaggtcacctttgacacagtgttgtgcaaggGTCAGAAACAACTGGATCAAACCTCAAGACAAGTAGTACAAACACGGAAAATTATACATAAGCAGGAttattgcaagagaaaaaagcaagcttattGCCTAACATAAAGTCTAGGAAACTTGCGGAGAAGGGAGACAGGTTATTATTGGAAAAAGAACTTCCATTGAGCCAGTTTCCttagggcatccttgagctcctggttcctcatgctgtagatgacggggttcactgctggaggcaccactgagtacagcactgccaccaccagatttagaactgtggaggagatggaggggggcttcaggtaagcaaaaatgcctgtgctgacaaacagggagaccacggccaggtgagggaggcacgtggaaaaggctttgtgccgtccctgctcagaggggatcctcagcacgaccctgaagatctgcacataggacagcacaatgaaaacaaaacatccaaagcCTAAACAGGCACCAACCACAAGAAGCTCAGCTTCCCTGAAGTAGTAGTCTgaacaggagagcttgaggatttgggggatttcacagaagaactggtccacagcattgccctggcagaggggtagggaaaatgtactggccgtgtgcaggagagcattgagaaacccagtgccccaggcagctgctgccatgtggacacaagctctgctgcccaggagggtcccgtagtgcaggggtttgcagatggcaacgtagcggtcataggacatgacagtgagaagataaacctctgttgcagcacagaaaacaaagaaaaagacctgtgcaacacatcctgcataggagatggccctggtgtcccagaaggaattggccatggctttggggacagtggtggagatggagcccaggtcaaggagggcgaggttgaggaggaagaagtacatgggggtgtggaggtggtggtcacaggcgatggtggtgatgatgaggccattggccaggagggcagccaggtaggtgcccaggaagagcccgaagtgcaagagctgcagctcccgtgtgtctgccaatggcaggaggaggaactgggtgatggagctgccattggacatttgttcactctgggCATGAGGGACTGTTGAAAGAGGAGAAGACCTTGGCAAGTTAAGGCAGACTTCTTTGGGCCCATCCTATTCCATTTCccaaaattttccccaaaatgacttctctttcctcagaataatttcattcatatctttttgtgagatcagctttgtgctgctgagggctgtATCGTTGCAGGGGCAGAGATTCAGTTGTTGATTTCCAATCCTCCCTCCCTGGATTATTCACttctaagagaaacagatttggaaTTTCAGTGCCCCCTCCTCAACCGAGAGATGAATTTCTCTGTCCCATCGCCCACCCAGACAACCCGGAGTAGAAGATTGGAAGAACAGGATCCTTCCCTTGCAGGTAGCCCCTGCCGTgctgtgcttcttgaaaaatctccagggaacgtcctgcagtgatctgcagctgtgagcagccctcaccCACGCAGCACCCTCTCAACAGCAGGACCCTCCCCTGCCAGTGgttgctctttctccaaagcttctCCCCACATGCCCGTGGGGGTCTCccggggcaggctgagagctgaccctggcagccggcagagtccctgccccggcacacagacccacggggtgcagggaccctgctcaaggacagccctgggcacccctgcctgcacaccctggcTTCACGGCTATTCACATTTCATAACaagacccttcctccccctccgcctccttaCAGATCCcataagctgtggctgtgccagctttaggagatgcctccaggaactccacctgcagtgccctgcacccagaggcttaccgtgccaagggctgcaaggatttctcctccagtgagctctcagtcgtcctcccaatcctgacacctttaagctctctctctgcctcgctcatctccctgagacacccaggcagtgccctcagccctgctgcgcttggcagaggagctgctcctgggcagagccgtctctctgaggcgctgcccgcttgccgtgagctccctccatcccaggagcccagcccagctcagacacagagcaccagcccaaggagttttaatgacccctctggtgggaTTGATGCCGAGTCCATGAAcctcagacactgagaggaagctgaaaaaacctctcaagaagtcaaagtcaggttcaaactccaaagtttcttggagtgttaatgggtcccactgagggacaccactgagatGTTGTCCCCAGGGTCCGGTTAGAGcagaaactggaggcagtgaCGACAGGTCAAGAAAAGCAAGGtgaaggtggctctgatgctgagtaaccctggatgtgtttcattagtgcaaagggccaaggcctgacccccagcccccaggaagggagatcctgtccctcactccttcctcagggctcttcctggcacagtgtggtgtggagatgtgcaatgccatggacagcatagaatcatagaatcatagaatcatagaattgctgaggttggaagggacctttaagatcatcaagtccaacctttaacctaccctgacaaaagccacttctaaaccatgtccctcagtgccccatctaccctttttttaaacacctccagggatggtgaatccaccacctccctgggcagcctattccaatgtttaataaccctttcagtgaaaaaatgtttcctaatatccaatctaaacctcccctgacataacttaaCCCGTTttctctcgtcctatcacttgtcaccagggagaagaggtcagcccccatctctctacaacctcctttcaggtagttgtagagggtgatgaggtctcccctcagcctcctcttctccaggctaaacaaccccagctccctcagtcgttctttataaggtttgtcctccagacccctcaccagctttgtagcccttctctggacacgctccaacacctcaatgtccctcttgtagcgaggggcccaaaactgaacgcagtactcgaggtggggcctcaccagtgctgagtacagggggatgatcgcttccctagtccggctcaccacactattcctgatacaggctaggatgctgttggccttcttggccacctgggcacactgctggctcatattcagccggctgtcaaccaacagccccaaagggccaaggcctgacccccagcccccaggaagggagatcctgtccctcactccttcctcagggctcttcctggcacagtgtggtgtggagatgtgcaatgccaaggCCAGCACTATGAtatgacacctcccaggctctgaaGTATGGACGAGAAGGCaatgagaccccagtgctggaaggataaCTTGACTCCTcgtaggcatcagtggcagagacaacagccatagcccaagacatgaagaggttgactctgttaggggcctttcagctttgccacatccctgtgtcatctccaccacaggctgtcctacggtgtcccatcacctctgcctctttccctgcaggctgcagtcatccacccggctgccccaccttgctgccaccttcctttgctgagatctctccatcctccctggctcttccctcaaacacaaagccttgggctgatccagactctttctgggtggcgtgttgcaccacagcactgcccttggaatgacatttctttctcctggtgtccagtctgcacctccccagctgtaTATtggggcattatttctttctcatgctgttttccactacaaaggaaagctccaccggctccaccagcagccctcaaGCACACTCAGGCTACTCCTGTACTGTCCTCAGTCTTtgcaccactgagcccagggccctcagcctcTCGAGTCCTGCCGGCCAtgttattcctgatacaggccaggatgctattgtccttctcagccacgctgggcatgctgctggctcacatccagccagctgtcaactgacacccccaggtccttttttgccaggcagctctccagacactcttcccccagcctgtatcgctgcatggggttgttgtgacccaggtgcgggacctggcacttggccttgaggaacctcgtaccattggcctcggcccatcggtacagcctgcccagatctgcctctggagccatcctaccctcaagcaggtcgacaatCCCACCCAACCTGGTGTCGTCTGCacacttactgagggtgcactcaatcccctcgtccaaaTCATTGACAAAGACATTAGAGAGAACTGGCCcgataccgagccctggggaacaccacttgtgaccagctgccaactggattgaattccattcaccaccactcgttgggcctggccatcgccctggtttttacccagcaaagtgtacacctgtccaagccatgggcagccagtttctccaggagaatgctgtgggaaacagtgtcaaaggctttactagcCTCCAGGgaaacaacacccacagcctttccttcatccaccaagcgggtcaccctgacatagaaggagatcaggtttgtcagggaggacctgcctttcacgaacccatgctgactgggcctgatcccctggttgtccttcatgtgccacataatggcactcagcatgatctgttccatgaccttcccaggcactgaggtcagactgacaggcctgtacttccccaaatcttccttccgtcctttcttgtggatgggcatcacattttctaacctccagtcaactgggacctccccggttcaccaggactgctggtaaatgatggaaaatggctCGGTGAGtacttccgccagctccttcagtaccctcgCGGGGAGGCCacctagccccatagacttgtgtatgtctagctgttggagcaggtccctcaccatctccctttcgATTATGGCggcttcattctgctccttgCCCCTGTCTacaagctcaggggtctgggtactcagggaacaacccacTCTACTACTAAAGGAGGAGTCAAAGAAGGcactaagtacctcagccttttcctcatcctttgtcactatgttactgccttcatcggataaaggatggagattctcccgagTCCTGCTTTTGTTACTAGTGTGTTTATAGGaacttttcttattgttcttaacatccaaattCAGCTTAAGTTctcgttgggctttggccctgctaattttctccctacatagccttacaacatccttgtagccttcctgagtagccttcttccaaagaccataaactctccttttttccctgtgttgtaaccatatctctctgttcagccaggctgtcttttttccctgatgtcttggaatcacggaatcacggaaatttcagagttggaagggacctctagagatcatctagtccagccaactaatcctgccaaagcaggattgcctggagcatgttactcaggactgcatccaagcaagtcttgaaaatctacagagaaggggactccagaacctccctgggcagcctgttccagtgcactGTCActctcaccgtaaagaagtttttttctcatatttgatcggaacttcctatgttccagcctgtgcctgttacccctcgtcccgttactgggaaccactgaaaagtgtctggctccgtcctccttaaacccaccctctACACACTTGtgaacattaataaggtctcccctcagccttctcttctccaggctaaagagtcccagctctctcagccttttctcctaagggagatgctccaatccctcagtcatctttgttgccctacactggactctctccagtagttccctgtctctcttgaactggggagcccagaactggacacagtattccagttgtggcctcaccagtgcagcgcagagggggagaatgacctcccttgacctgctggccacactcttccctgtgcagcccacaattccactggccttcttggtgacaagggcacattgctggctcatggataatttactgtctaccaagaccgccagatccttttcttcagagctgctttccagcaggtccacccctaacctatactggtgcctgacattcttcctccccaggtgcaggaccctacacttgtccttgttgaacctcatgaggttcttctctgcccagttctcCCTGGGGCAGAGAAGAAACTAACCCTCTTGAAATTATTCATATAATTAACAAGATCCTCGTATTGTGTTATATCCAAATTCCCTGCGTTTAATTCAGAGAAACTGTACATGTTGTATTTCTCAGACTGGCCATCGGAGTACTGCATTCAATCACAGGAACTAGACACCACCACCTAATTTGTACAAGAACTAAAGAAAAGCCCAGATGACTTGAACTTTTGCTGGTTGTTGATCCCAATTGGGTTTAGACACTTTAACTGTTCTAGCTTTCAGGAGATGCAGATTTGCTGCAAGAAGATTATTCACATCATTGATTTTCATTACCTTAAATTTCATAACAAATTATCATCATTTTTGCAGGACATactgaaaggatgaaaaagacaAGTTGATGACAGAAGTCACTGACCTCCAGACACAGCTGAAAGCCTCAGAGTtggaaaaacagcaattaaaggTGAGTTGCATGAATCATCCTAGGCAAGATAATGAGAACAATTATGGTTAGCTAGAGCAAGCTTTTCAATATCTAAACTAATACTTAATGACAAAGTAAATTTCTAAACATTATGTTCATGAAGTCTATTTTGTTGTTAGTGAATATGCTGTTCATGggtaaattttttaatttttgtgtctcTAGAGAACATGCTTATTCTCTCATCATTCAGCCtcttaagaaaaatgcaaaaaaagctgTTGTTGGTGTGTATTTCCTAAGTTCTGGAGAAAGGTGGTActccttcattctttttattatgaagaaacaaaaaagctgggAACTAgaaaactttgctttcttttcttcaaaacttttttgaAGAAACTGAGGATCTGAAATATAATTacagtgaaaaagtgaaaaaaaaatactgtcttagAAGAGAGATTAAAGCAGTTTTCTGAAGGGTTTAGTGTTCAAGTGGACAGTCCAGGCAACATTTCTGTTGATTGGGCTAGTGTTTAGTATCGTCAGTattgatacaaaaataaattctggggCAGTTAcataat is a window from the Larus michahellis chromosome 25, bLarMic1.1, whole genome shotgun sequence genome containing:
- the LOC141734806 gene encoding olfactory receptor 14A16-like; translated protein: MSNGSSITQFLLLPLADTRELQLLHFGLFLGTYLAALLANGLIITTIACDHHLHTPMYFFLLNLALLDLGSISTTVPKAMANSFWDTRAISYAGCVAQVFFFVFCAATEVYLLTVMSYDRYVAICKPLHYGTLLGSRACVHMAAAAWGTGFLNALLHTASTFSLPLCQGNAVDQFFCEIPQILKLSCSDYYFREAELLVVGACLGFGCFVFIVLSYVQIFRVVLRIPSEQGRHKAFSTCLPHLAVVSLFVSTGIFAYLKPPSISSTVLNLVVAVLYSVVPPAVNPVIYSMRNQELKDALRKLAQWKFFFQ